TCGGCATGATCACCCCGGACCTCATCCCCGACGAGGCGGGCGACTGGCTCGCCGCCGCCGACGACCACCGACTCGACCGGATCTTCCTGATCGCGCCGTCCTCCAGCGAGGAGCGCATCTCGATGACCGCCGAGGCCTCCAGCGGCTTCGTCTACGCCACCGCGGTCATGGGCGTCACCGGCGCCCGCGACGCCGTCGGCTCCGAGGCGTGGAGCACGGTTCGCCGCGCCCGCGCCCACACCACCCTGCCCATCGGCGTCGGCCTCGGCGTGCGCTCCGGCGACCAGGCCGCCGAGATCGCGGGCTTCTCCGACGCGGTGATCGTCGGCTCGGCCTTCGTCTCGCGGGTCGGCGGCGTGGACCGCGAGCCGTCCGGCGCCCAGGCCGAGGTGCGGGAACTGGCGGCCGAGCTGGCGTCGGGCGTGCGCAGGCGGACCGCGCGGCCTGCCTGATCGGGCCGCCTCCCGCGCGCCGCCCGCCGGGAATTCACTACTCTGTGTGTTTGACGGTACGCTCCGCGTGTGCAGAAGACGATCAGCCGGATTCCGTGCCAGGGTGGGCCCGCCGACCCTGGAGGAGGCGTCCGGTCATGGCCGCACCAGCAGAGCCCAGCACCAACATCTTCGCCCACGCGGGTCCCTGGACCGCGGCGGCGGTGCTCCAGCTCCCCGAAGACCACGGGCAGCGCATCGAGCTCGTCGACGGCGCGCTGGTCGTGAGTCCGGTGGCAGGCCGAACCCACCAGCGGATCCTGCAACGGCTCCAGGTCTCCTTCCTCGCCGCCGTTCCGCCGGAGTACGAGTCGCTGCCCCGGATCAGCGTGCTGCTGGACAGCGGACGGCTGCTCATTCCCGATCTCGCCATCACGAGCGTGCCGGACCGGGACGGGCTCTATCTCGACGCGAGCGATCTCGTACTGGTCGTAGAGGTGTCCTCGCCCGCGTCGAAGATGTTCGACCGCGCGCTGAAGAAGCAGCTCTACGCGCACGCGGGCATTCCGTTCCTGCTGCTCGTGACGCCCCTGGCGCAGTCGGTGACGATGACCGTCTTCGAATTGATCGGCGGTGAATACCAGGAGACGGCCCGCAGTCGGGACGGCAGACTCACGCTGGAACGGCCGTTTCCCGCGCAGCTCGATCTGCACTGAGCGACCACGCGGGGCGACCATGCGTGGGCATTTCCGAGAGTGCCGGATAGTGTGACGGCGTGACCGGTACCGTATCCATGTTCCTGGCGAGCATTCCGAGCCCAGATCAGGGCGTCTGGCGCATCGGACCGCTGTCCATCCGGGCGTACGCGATCTGCATTCTGATCGGGATCGTCGTGGCGATCTGGTGGGGCGAGCGACGCTGGGCCGCCCGAGGCGGGGAGAAGGGCACCGTCCTGGACGTCGCGGTCTTCGCGGTCCCGTTCGGGCTCATCGGCGGCAGGCTGTACCACGTCGCCACCGACTATCACCTGTACTTCGGCGAGGGCCGCAACCCGCTGGACGTCTTCGCCATCTGGAACGGCGGCCTCGGCATCTGGGGCGCCATCGCCCTGGGCGGCGTCGGCGCCTGGATCGCCTGTCGACGCAGGGGCATCCCGCTGCCGATGATGGCCGACGCGCTGGCGCCCGGCATCATCCTGGCGCAGGCGATCGGCAGGCTCGGCAACTGGTTCAACCAGGAGCTCTACGGCGGCCCGACCGACCTGCCGTGGGGCCTGGAGCTGTACCAGCGGATCGACCCGGCCACCGGGCTGGAGGACCAGATCAACGGCATCGCCGTCGATCACACGCCCATCGCGGTGGTCCACCCGACCTTCCTGTACGAGCTGGTGTGGAACGTCGGCGTCGTGCTGCTGCTCGTCTGGGCCGACCGCCGCTTCCGACTGGGCCACGGCCGGGTCTTCGCCCTCTACGTCGCCGGCTACACCCTCGGCCGATTCTGGATCGAGCTGATGCGCACCGACCAGGCGACGATGATCTTCGGGCAGCGCATCAACGTCTTCACCTCGGCGCTGGTCTTCCTCGGCGCGGTGGCCTACCTGATCCTCGCCCGGCGCGGCCGGGAGGACCCGGCGCTGGCACGGGGCACGACGCCGGACCGGGACGGCTCCACGGGTGCCACGGGCGGCGACTCCGGCGGCCCCGGATTCGCGGGCGGCACCGCCGGCACCGACGCCGGGACGGGCACGGCTCGCGACGACGACCGGCCGGGCGGCTCGGGACCGGGCGAGTCGGGCTCCGGTGGT
This genomic stretch from Actinoalloteichus hoggarensis harbors:
- the trpA gene encoding tryptophan synthase subunit alpha; the encoded protein is MSRLAPMFADCRAEGRAALIGYLPAGYPTVPGSADLFRTMIDAGVDLVEIGVPYSDPVMDGPVIQRAAESALRGGFRLRDVFEVVESVASAGGRAVVMTYWNPVHRYGVDAFARDLASAGGLGMITPDLIPDEAGDWLAAADDHRLDRIFLIAPSSSEERISMTAEASSGFVYATAVMGVTGARDAVGSEAWSTVRRARAHTTLPIGVGLGVRSGDQAAEIAGFSDAVIVGSAFVSRVGGVDREPSGAQAEVRELAAELASGVRRRTARPA
- a CDS encoding Uma2 family endonuclease codes for the protein MAAPAEPSTNIFAHAGPWTAAAVLQLPEDHGQRIELVDGALVVSPVAGRTHQRILQRLQVSFLAAVPPEYESLPRISVLLDSGRLLIPDLAITSVPDRDGLYLDASDLVLVVEVSSPASKMFDRALKKQLYAHAGIPFLLLVTPLAQSVTMTVFELIGGEYQETARSRDGRLTLERPFPAQLDLH
- the lgt gene encoding prolipoprotein diacylglyceryl transferase, whose protein sequence is MFLASIPSPDQGVWRIGPLSIRAYAICILIGIVVAIWWGERRWAARGGEKGTVLDVAVFAVPFGLIGGRLYHVATDYHLYFGEGRNPLDVFAIWNGGLGIWGAIALGGVGAWIACRRRGIPLPMMADALAPGIILAQAIGRLGNWFNQELYGGPTDLPWGLELYQRIDPATGLEDQINGIAVDHTPIAVVHPTFLYELVWNVGVVLLLVWADRRFRLGHGRVFALYVAGYTLGRFWIELMRTDQATMIFGQRINVFTSALVFLGAVAYLILARRGREDPALARGTTPDRDGSTGATGGDSGGPGFAGGTAGTDAGTGTARDDDRPGGSGPGESGSGGTGSGDSGDRAAVSVAPSADVNSSSGGSGSAGGSDGGGGDGGGGGGGD